In a genomic window of Streptomyces sp. NBC_01231:
- a CDS encoding VOC family protein — protein MADDGAAPVVEARAHMTAPFEAGVVVRDLELMERFYREVLGCFEVHRSRIPASIATAAGLGGELLVVWLQVPSGGRVKLILPQSVPVSAESVVPLTGRRGLSYLTFPLDDLDPVVTALAARGAWPLSDPVVVWARGHRISFWADPEGNVLELVDERGGTGGPGRSGA, from the coding sequence ATGGCCGACGACGGGGCCGCCCCGGTGGTCGAGGCGCGGGCGCACATGACCGCACCGTTCGAGGCGGGTGTCGTCGTGCGTGACCTGGAGCTGATGGAGCGCTTCTACCGGGAGGTGCTCGGCTGCTTCGAGGTGCACCGCTCCCGCATCCCGGCGTCCATCGCCACTGCGGCCGGGCTGGGCGGTGAGCTGCTCGTCGTCTGGCTTCAGGTGCCCTCCGGGGGGCGCGTCAAGCTGATCCTGCCTCAGTCCGTCCCGGTGTCCGCCGAGTCCGTCGTGCCGCTGACGGGGCGCCGGGGCCTGTCGTATCTCACCTTCCCCCTGGACGACCTCGATCCGGTCGTGACGGCTCTGGCGGCCCGCGGTGCCTGGCCGCTGTCGGATCCGGTCGTCGTGTGGGCGCGAGGTCACCGGATCAGCTTCTGGGCGGATCCGGAGGGCAATGTGCTGGAGCTGGTCGACGAGCGCGGTGGTACTGGGGGGCCGGGTCGGTCCGGGGCGTAG
- a CDS encoding (2Fe-2S)-binding protein, producing the protein MTVTHRVAVLPSGVELEVRDDEDLFSAAQRLGYRWPTVCGGKATCRTCFVEVEEGAENCSPVGPLEREGIEALRRPVDGLTRLACRLRVDGPVTVTKRGVRRRPQE; encoded by the coding sequence GTGACCGTGACCCACCGGGTCGCGGTCCTGCCCTCCGGCGTCGAGCTGGAGGTGCGCGACGACGAGGACCTGTTCAGCGCCGCCCAGCGGCTCGGCTACCGCTGGCCCACCGTCTGCGGCGGCAAGGCCACCTGCCGCACCTGTTTCGTGGAGGTCGAGGAGGGCGCCGAGAACTGTTCCCCCGTGGGCCCGCTGGAGCGCGAGGGCATCGAGGCCCTGCGCAGACCGGTGGACGGCCTGACCCGGCTCGCCTGCCGGCTCCGGGTCGACGGCCCGGTGACCGTCACCAAACGCGGCGTGCGCCGCAGACCGCAGGAGTGA
- a CDS encoding aromatic ring-hydroxylating dioxygenase subunit alpha: MVQTSSPEARADDAERQPPPAPEYSSWISQDRSTDPASVTMRREAAELVERVMEHYRANTTHEADGQWTEPVAHYLDADRWQRETDAVHRTVPLPLAMSAELPGPNTYKALDVLGLPVLITRDRQGVVHAMINACRHRGAKIVEPGCGVSKRLTCPYHSWSYDLAGELRGVYAEKTFGDVSRAGRSLVRLPAGERAGIVFVSLDPTAEPDLDEWLGDLQPLLEGLRLAECHHYSTKELTSPNWKVTLDGYLETYHFASLHPKTVFETNLSNMMAHDTWGPHQRISPALRPIAQAVELPPDQRDPGECVGAIYWLYPGLAIAGGWRNKIAVSLVLPRTATESVTQQIILLREPAVTEEERHVADTFGEWFYEVVRDEDYATTYGVQQGLKALDGTDFVFGRNEPGLQHFHRTVHEHLDLNDRATR; this comes from the coding sequence GTGGTCCAGACCAGTTCACCGGAGGCCCGGGCGGACGACGCCGAGCGTCAGCCACCCCCGGCACCGGAATACTCCTCGTGGATCAGCCAGGACCGGTCGACCGACCCCGCGTCCGTGACGATGCGACGGGAAGCCGCCGAGCTCGTCGAGCGCGTCATGGAGCACTACCGGGCCAACACGACGCACGAGGCCGACGGTCAGTGGACCGAACCCGTCGCCCACTACCTCGACGCCGACCGCTGGCAGCGGGAGACGGACGCCGTCCACCGCACCGTTCCCCTGCCGCTCGCCATGTCGGCCGAGCTGCCCGGGCCGAACACCTACAAGGCGCTGGACGTCCTCGGTCTTCCGGTCCTGATCACCCGGGACCGGCAGGGCGTCGTGCACGCGATGATCAACGCCTGCCGGCACCGCGGTGCCAAGATCGTTGAGCCCGGCTGCGGCGTGTCCAAGCGGCTCACCTGCCCGTACCACTCCTGGTCGTACGACCTGGCCGGGGAGCTGCGGGGCGTGTACGCGGAGAAGACCTTCGGCGACGTGTCACGCGCGGGGCGCAGCCTGGTACGACTCCCTGCCGGGGAACGCGCCGGGATCGTCTTCGTCTCGCTGGACCCCACCGCCGAACCCGACCTCGACGAGTGGCTCGGTGACCTGCAGCCGCTCCTCGAGGGGCTGCGCCTCGCGGAGTGCCACCACTACTCGACCAAGGAGCTGACCAGCCCCAACTGGAAGGTCACGCTCGACGGGTACCTGGAGACCTACCACTTCGCCTCGCTGCACCCGAAGACGGTGTTCGAGACGAACCTCTCCAACATGATGGCCCATGACACCTGGGGTCCCCACCAGCGCATCTCACCGGCCCTGCGCCCCATCGCGCAGGCGGTCGAGCTGCCCCCGGACCAGCGCGACCCCGGAGAGTGCGTCGGAGCCATCTACTGGCTCTACCCCGGTCTCGCGATAGCCGGAGGCTGGCGCAACAAGATCGCCGTCTCCCTGGTGCTTCCCCGGACGGCCACCGAGTCGGTCACGCAGCAGATCATCCTGCTGCGCGAACCGGCGGTCACCGAGGAGGAGCGCCACGTCGCCGACACGTTCGGCGAGTGGTTCTACGAGGTGGTCCGCGACGAGGACTACGCGACCACCTACGGAGTCCAGCAGGGGCTCAAGGCCCTCGACGGGACCGACTTCGTCTTCGGACGCAACGAGCCCGGACTCCAGCACTTCCACCGCACCGTTCACGAACACCTGGACCTGAACGACAGAGCCACCAGGTGA
- a CDS encoding substrate-binding domain-containing protein: MSSRPGRAVRYALTAIVSVTTLLALAACGTDTTPAADTAKAAAPDSPGLTAAREAVQKYSEHPAKIPVTEPVGKKIPTGKKIDFILCGVQSCQDLADFFTEAANQLNWKVKQIATQGTPESVQAAYDQALRDKPDAVVASGFPRAVYAKQLAQLKSAGIPVIQSNADDVVGDGISLLKNGPKEVAVQGEMLASWVVADSDAKADTVYFDLPAYTILKPVKDAFAAKYKEWCEGCALDSVDVPITSIGKDMPDRVVSYLRSHPKVTHVVFSLGLLNVGVPAALKTAGVTGKHIAVNVGDGQNYQYIQSGLSDAAMALNSHETAWLQVDALARHFTGQSMDVDQQAVLPNMLITKDNLPKTLGDFPLVENYQAQFEALWGLN; encoded by the coding sequence ATGAGTTCCAGACCCGGACGCGCGGTCCGTTACGCGCTCACCGCGATCGTCTCCGTCACGACCCTGCTCGCCCTGGCGGCATGCGGCACCGACACGACTCCGGCCGCCGATACCGCCAAGGCCGCGGCTCCGGACTCTCCGGGCCTGACCGCGGCCCGCGAGGCCGTGCAGAAGTACTCGGAGCACCCGGCCAAGATCCCGGTCACCGAACCGGTGGGCAAGAAGATCCCCACAGGCAAGAAGATCGACTTCATTCTGTGCGGCGTGCAGTCCTGCCAGGACCTGGCCGACTTCTTCACCGAAGCGGCCAACCAGCTGAACTGGAAGGTCAAGCAGATCGCCACCCAGGGCACGCCGGAGTCCGTCCAGGCCGCCTACGACCAGGCGCTGCGCGACAAGCCGGACGCCGTCGTCGCCTCCGGATTCCCGCGCGCGGTGTACGCCAAGCAGCTGGCGCAGCTCAAGAGCGCCGGTATTCCGGTCATCCAGTCGAACGCCGACGACGTGGTGGGCGACGGCATCTCCCTGCTGAAGAACGGGCCCAAGGAGGTCGCCGTCCAGGGCGAGATGCTCGCCTCGTGGGTGGTGGCCGACAGCGACGCCAAGGCCGACACGGTCTACTTCGACCTGCCCGCCTACACCATCCTCAAGCCGGTCAAGGACGCCTTCGCGGCCAAGTACAAGGAGTGGTGCGAGGGCTGCGCGCTGGACTCCGTCGACGTGCCGATCACCTCGATCGGCAAGGACATGCCGGACCGGGTGGTGTCGTACCTCCGCTCGCACCCGAAGGTGACCCATGTCGTCTTCTCACTGGGCCTGCTCAACGTCGGGGTCCCGGCCGCGCTGAAGACCGCCGGCGTCACCGGCAAGCACATCGCCGTGAACGTCGGTGACGGGCAGAACTACCAGTACATCCAGAGCGGCCTCAGCGACGCCGCGATGGCACTGAACTCGCACGAGACCGCCTGGCTCCAGGTCGACGCGCTGGCCCGCCACTTCACCGGCCAGTCCATGGACGTGGATCAGCAGGCTGTGCTGCCCAACATGCTGATCACCAAGGACAACCTCCCGAAGACTCTCGGTGACTTCCCGCTCGTCGAGAACTACCAGGCGCAGTTCGAGGCGCTCTGGGGCCTGAACTGA
- a CDS encoding aromatic ring-hydroxylating dioxygenase subunit alpha: protein MDETSESGTARCPGPSVQDYLDRDSRPVPPALRFDNNDYLGSEDIDTTRFTSREWAEREMRQVWRRVWQFACLESEIPEVGDHEIYEIGDDSLIIVRTAPDEIRAYVNACLHRGRKLRTGGGNVGEFRCPFHGFAWNLDGTMQTPPCAWDFPHVTPEKFALPEAKVATWRGFVFINMDPYAESFESYTGSFDEYYIWPLQDRYKSLHIAKVLPCNWKIAQDAFIESFHVIATHPQMLPWLADANSQYDVMADQPNWNRMINIQGAPSPHVADSVTEEDVLETFYGSRAFYAAAQGRDLVMEEGDELPAIPPGGTARQVLAERMRAQLAATSHQDFSQTADTELLDAINYLLFPNFNPWGGAKSNIIYRFRPNGLDPDSCTAEIIFMSAPKKPGEMPPPVKIRWVPEEMLFADIPELGVLGPVFDQDCENLPYVQQGLKTMRKPGITLSNYQESRIRHFNQTLDHWMDK, encoded by the coding sequence ATGGACGAAACGTCGGAGTCGGGCACGGCGCGGTGCCCCGGGCCCAGCGTCCAGGACTACCTCGACCGGGACAGCCGGCCCGTTCCTCCCGCGCTGAGGTTCGACAACAACGACTACCTCGGCAGCGAGGACATCGACACCACCCGCTTCACCTCCCGCGAATGGGCCGAGCGCGAGATGCGGCAGGTATGGCGCCGCGTGTGGCAGTTCGCCTGTCTGGAGAGCGAGATCCCCGAGGTCGGTGACCACGAGATCTACGAGATCGGCGACGACTCACTGATCATCGTGCGCACGGCGCCGGACGAGATCCGCGCCTATGTCAACGCGTGCCTGCACCGCGGCCGCAAACTGCGCACCGGCGGCGGCAACGTCGGCGAGTTCCGCTGCCCGTTCCACGGTTTCGCCTGGAACCTCGACGGGACCATGCAGACGCCGCCCTGTGCCTGGGACTTCCCCCATGTCACCCCGGAGAAGTTCGCCCTTCCCGAGGCGAAGGTGGCCACCTGGCGCGGCTTCGTCTTCATCAACATGGACCCCTACGCGGAGTCCTTCGAGAGCTACACCGGCAGCTTCGACGAGTACTACATCTGGCCACTCCAGGACCGCTACAAGTCGCTGCACATCGCCAAGGTGCTGCCGTGCAACTGGAAGATCGCCCAGGACGCGTTCATCGAGTCCTTCCACGTGATCGCCACGCACCCGCAGATGCTGCCCTGGCTCGCCGACGCGAACTCGCAGTACGACGTCATGGCGGACCAGCCGAACTGGAACCGCATGATCAACATCCAGGGCGCCCCCAGCCCCCACGTGGCCGACTCGGTCACGGAGGAGGACGTACTGGAGACGTTCTACGGCTCGCGGGCGTTCTACGCGGCGGCCCAGGGCCGCGACCTGGTGATGGAGGAGGGGGACGAGCTGCCCGCCATCCCGCCCGGCGGCACCGCCCGCCAGGTCCTCGCCGAACGGATGCGCGCACAGCTCGCGGCCACCTCGCACCAGGACTTCTCGCAGACAGCCGACACCGAACTGCTGGACGCCATCAACTATTTGCTGTTCCCCAACTTCAACCCCTGGGGCGGCGCGAAGTCCAACATCATCTACCGGTTCAGGCCCAACGGCCTCGACCCCGACTCCTGCACCGCCGAGATCATCTTCATGTCGGCACCGAAGAAGCCCGGCGAGATGCCGCCCCCGGTCAAGATCCGCTGGGTGCCCGAGGAGATGCTCTTCGCCGATATCCCGGAACTCGGTGTGCTCGGCCCCGTCTTCGACCAGGACTGCGAGAACCTCCCCTACGTCCAGCAGGGCCTGAAGACGATGCGCAAGCCGGGCATCACCCTGTCCAACTACCAGGAGAGCCGCATCCGGCACTTCAACCAGACGCTCGACCACTGGATGGACAAGTGA
- a CDS encoding PEP-utilizing enzyme yields MKSWITDWQRSERLPHYTRANAGETLPEPASPLGWSLVWGRGLHGWRNGFVGFGIYREEEVAGPRPPFVGMFGGYFYLNLSHMRLFGIRMGQTADQIDTAFVGQRSDTPVYVAHPEDQDGELTAKAGATVQRMLGQTSFPEADADQERLRRVRRERPDLALLSDAELVAHARSLLDEVETTFQRHVESSLPASVGPAILGPLCASLDRPGAMLDLIAGLGDVDSASPSTGLWTLSRQVVASAELTALFDQGPAAVERALAGASGDVKAFRDSFDEFLAASGDRGPNEWDIHALSWEAAPVQALALVDRIRHGSADDSPAERHRRLAERRTEIAAEIRAALPEDVQPMFDAGMHASQVWIPARERTKANCVSVINEIRMAVRELGRRGVEAGLLAAPEDVMMLLDTELDDYVAAPDAFGPVIAQRLVEYAGLRELEPPFFIAADAQTEIDTWPRRSEEGAAAAGESDVLTGVGGSQGTYTGRVRVVTDPASCEALEPGEVLVAPITDAAWTPLFLVAGAAVVDVGALNSHAVVVCRELGIPAVISVEGGTQRLRDGMVITVDGTKGTVTVDSVPAALAI; encoded by the coding sequence ATGAAGAGCTGGATCACTGACTGGCAGCGCAGCGAGCGTCTGCCCCACTACACCCGCGCCAACGCGGGCGAGACCCTCCCGGAGCCGGCCAGCCCGCTGGGCTGGTCCCTGGTGTGGGGCCGCGGTCTGCACGGCTGGCGCAACGGCTTCGTCGGTTTCGGCATCTACCGCGAGGAGGAGGTGGCCGGCCCCAGGCCTCCCTTCGTCGGGATGTTCGGCGGCTACTTCTATCTGAACCTGTCGCACATGCGGCTGTTCGGTATCCGCATGGGGCAGACCGCCGACCAGATCGACACCGCCTTCGTCGGCCAGCGCTCCGACACCCCGGTGTACGTGGCGCACCCGGAGGACCAGGACGGGGAACTGACGGCCAAGGCCGGGGCGACGGTCCAGCGGATGCTGGGACAGACCAGCTTCCCCGAGGCCGACGCCGACCAGGAGCGGCTGCGCCGTGTCCGCCGGGAGCGGCCCGACCTCGCGCTGCTGTCCGACGCGGAGCTGGTGGCGCACGCCCGCTCGCTCCTCGACGAGGTGGAGACGACGTTCCAGCGCCATGTCGAGTCGTCGCTGCCCGCCTCCGTGGGACCGGCGATCCTCGGACCGCTGTGCGCGAGCCTGGACCGTCCCGGCGCCATGCTCGACCTCATCGCGGGGCTCGGTGACGTCGACTCCGCCTCCCCCTCCACCGGGCTGTGGACGCTGTCCCGGCAGGTGGTGGCCTCGGCCGAGCTCACCGCGCTGTTCGACCAGGGGCCGGCCGCGGTCGAGCGGGCGCTCGCCGGGGCGAGCGGAGACGTGAAGGCGTTCCGTGACTCCTTCGACGAATTCCTGGCGGCCTCCGGCGACCGTGGCCCGAACGAGTGGGACATCCACGCGCTGTCCTGGGAGGCGGCGCCGGTCCAGGCGCTGGCCCTCGTCGACCGGATCCGGCACGGCTCCGCCGACGACTCCCCGGCCGAGCGCCACCGCCGTCTTGCGGAGCGCCGTACGGAGATCGCGGCGGAGATCCGGGCCGCGCTCCCGGAGGACGTGCAGCCGATGTTCGACGCCGGTATGCACGCCTCCCAGGTGTGGATCCCGGCCCGCGAGCGGACCAAGGCCAACTGTGTGTCCGTCATCAACGAGATCCGGATGGCGGTACGGGAGCTGGGCCGCCGCGGGGTCGAGGCGGGGCTCCTCGCCGCGCCCGAGGACGTGATGATGCTGCTGGACACCGAGCTCGACGACTACGTCGCCGCCCCGGACGCCTTCGGCCCCGTCATCGCCCAACGGCTCGTGGAGTACGCCGGTCTGCGTGAACTGGAACCGCCTTTCTTCATCGCGGCGGACGCACAGACCGAGATCGACACATGGCCGCGACGCAGCGAGGAAGGTGCCGCGGCCGCCGGGGAGAGCGATGTCCTGACGGGCGTCGGCGGCAGCCAGGGCACCTACACCGGCAGGGTCCGGGTGGTCACCGACCCTGCCTCGTGCGAGGCGCTGGAGCCGGGCGAGGTACTGGTGGCGCCGATCACCGACGCCGCCTGGACCCCGCTGTTCCTGGTCGCCGGAGCCGCGGTGGTGGATGTGGGCGCCCTCAACAGCCACGCCGTCGTGGTCTGCCGGGAGCTGGGCATTCCCGCCGTCATCTCCGTCGAGGGCGGTACGCAGCGGCTGCGGGACGGCATGGTCATCACGGTCGACGGCACCAAGGGCACGGTCACCGTGGACAGCGTCCCGGCGGCACTCGCCATCTGA
- a CDS encoding antibiotic biosynthesis monooxygenase, translated as MAEESTAEIIVAGWMDYEPADRDTMLGHLVEVGKHTREQEPGCLDYAMTADPSDERRIRVYERWVSQQALDEHFATAHIKDFRAATTGLTRVGVSLATFSVAGARSMR; from the coding sequence GTGGCAGAGGAAAGCACAGCGGAAATCATCGTCGCCGGCTGGATGGACTACGAGCCCGCGGATCGCGACACGATGCTGGGGCACCTCGTCGAGGTCGGGAAGCACACCCGCGAGCAGGAGCCCGGCTGCCTGGACTACGCCATGACGGCGGACCCGTCCGACGAGCGCCGGATCCGGGTGTACGAGCGGTGGGTGTCCCAGCAGGCCCTGGACGAACACTTCGCCACGGCACACATCAAGGACTTCCGCGCGGCCACGACCGGGCTGACCCGAGTGGGCGTTTCCCTGGCGACCTTCAGCGTCGCGGGAGCACGTTCCATGCGGTAG
- a CDS encoding transposase, translating into MSAKQVTHPLTGQVYRLTEDGLVEVTDPKTGAQGIFDFQARWQSGELRHADLQMAGWVGRLAQRRGTLPPEE; encoded by the coding sequence GTGAGTGCCAAGCAAGTGACCCATCCGCTGACCGGGCAGGTGTACCGGCTCACCGAGGACGGGCTGGTGGAGGTGACCGATCCCAAGACCGGGGCACAGGGCATCTTCGACTTCCAGGCCCGCTGGCAGTCCGGCGAACTGCGGCACGCCGACCTCCAGATGGCCGGCTGGGTGGGCCGCCTCGCCCAGCGGCGCGGCACTCTGCCGCCGGAGGAGTGA
- a CDS encoding SDR family oxidoreductase — protein sequence MTDRQETQENNMVATGSLDGRVAVITGSTRSIGRAIAEAFLAQGATVVISGRSELKGKQALEEIDAGDRAVFHPCDANRQEDIEALADFAAERFGRLDIWVNNVGGTSGFAPVHQLSDEAWHDALNLNLNAYFYGTRRALPKMLEGGWGRIINISSVEGKQANKPAISHYITNKHAIHGLTKATAFEYGTQGITCNAICPGAVDTDLMRAAGPAAAEAEGISYEVWLGRFAEHAATKQITTVEQVAAVASLLASDNGAGITGTLISVDGGTAQW from the coding sequence GTGACCGACCGACAAGAAACGCAGGAGAACAACATGGTGGCTACGGGCAGCCTCGACGGACGTGTCGCGGTGATCACGGGCAGCACACGCAGCATCGGCCGGGCCATCGCCGAGGCCTTCCTGGCCCAGGGAGCCACGGTCGTCATCAGCGGCCGTTCCGAGCTCAAGGGCAAGCAGGCCCTGGAGGAGATCGACGCCGGTGACCGGGCGGTCTTCCACCCCTGCGACGCCAACCGCCAGGAGGACATCGAGGCCCTCGCGGACTTCGCCGCGGAGCGCTTCGGACGGCTCGACATCTGGGTCAACAACGTCGGCGGCACCTCGGGCTTCGCGCCCGTCCACCAGCTCAGCGACGAGGCCTGGCACGACGCCCTCAACCTGAACCTCAACGCCTACTTCTACGGCACCCGCAGGGCGCTGCCGAAGATGCTGGAGGGCGGTTGGGGCCGCATCATCAACATCTCCTCCGTCGAGGGCAAGCAGGCCAACAAGCCGGCGATCAGCCACTACATCACCAACAAGCACGCCATTCACGGCCTGACCAAGGCCACGGCCTTCGAGTACGGCACCCAGGGCATCACCTGCAACGCCATCTGCCCCGGCGCCGTCGACACCGACCTGATGCGGGCCGCCGGCCCGGCCGCGGCCGAGGCCGAGGGCATCAGTTACGAGGTGTGGCTGGGCCGCTTCGCCGAGCACGCCGCCACCAAGCAGATCACCACCGTGGAGCAGGTCGCCGCGGTCGCCTCACTGCTCGCGAGCGACAACGGCGCGGGCATCACGGGCACGCTGATCAGCGTGGACGGCGGGACGGCGCAGTGGTAG
- a CDS encoding NADP-dependent oxidoreductase produces MSPRTTRVVCLVRRPEGEPALGDFAVEERPLPPLNEGQLLVRNLYMSVDPSMRGRLESTEKHYTHNFTPGSPLDGRALGVVEESRCPSVPPGTFVRHQLGWREWAVLDPADTDAAGRIDPELAPLPTWLGLLGQTGFTAYVGLARIAEVRPGDTVFVSAAAGAVGSAAGQFARLLGAERVVGTAGGPDKCALLVKEFGYDAAADYRAEPVRDALARLAPDGVDVYFDNVGGEQLAAALHALRTGGRIALCGMMSQFGGERRSADINQLIQAVLKRLTLRGFIVRDHDDLRPEFESRVADWLRSGRITARETVTDGLDGAAQALLALLAGGNVGKMLVRLAEDPYSRA; encoded by the coding sequence GTGTCGCCCCGCACCACCCGGGTGGTCTGCCTGGTGCGCCGCCCCGAGGGGGAGCCGGCCCTCGGTGACTTCGCCGTCGAGGAACGCCCGCTCCCGCCCCTGAACGAGGGACAACTGCTCGTCCGCAACCTCTACATGAGCGTCGACCCGTCGATGCGCGGGCGGCTGGAGAGCACCGAGAAGCACTACACGCACAACTTCACGCCCGGATCGCCGCTCGACGGCCGGGCCCTCGGCGTCGTCGAGGAGAGCCGCTGCCCCTCCGTGCCGCCGGGCACGTTCGTACGCCACCAGCTCGGCTGGCGGGAGTGGGCCGTGCTCGACCCCGCCGACACCGATGCCGCGGGCCGTATCGACCCTGAACTCGCCCCGCTGCCCACATGGTTGGGGCTGCTCGGGCAGACCGGCTTCACCGCCTACGTCGGGCTCGCGCGGATCGCCGAGGTGCGCCCCGGCGACACCGTCTTCGTGTCGGCGGCGGCCGGGGCCGTGGGCAGCGCCGCCGGACAGTTCGCCCGGCTGCTGGGCGCGGAGCGCGTCGTCGGGACCGCCGGAGGGCCGGACAAGTGCGCCCTGCTGGTCAAGGAGTTCGGCTACGACGCCGCCGCCGACTATCGCGCCGAACCGGTGCGCGACGCCCTGGCCCGGCTGGCGCCAGACGGTGTCGACGTGTACTTCGACAACGTCGGCGGAGAGCAACTCGCCGCCGCCCTGCACGCGTTGCGGACGGGCGGCCGTATCGCCCTGTGCGGCATGATGTCGCAGTTCGGCGGCGAGCGGCGGTCCGCCGACATCAACCAGCTGATCCAGGCGGTCCTCAAGCGGCTGACCCTGCGCGGCTTCATCGTCCGCGACCACGACGACCTGCGACCGGAGTTCGAGAGCAGGGTCGCCGACTGGCTGCGATCGGGCCGCATCACCGCCCGCGAGACGGTGACCGACGGTCTCGACGGCGCGGCTCAGGCACTGCTCGCCCTGCTCGCCGGTGGGAACGTCGGCAAGATGCTGGTCCGGCTGGCCGAGGACCCGTACAGCCGCGCGTAG